The genomic segment CGTCGGCATATCCTCCAGCGTCAATTTATCAAGCAGCTTCTTGCGCGAGGTGGCCTGCTTGGACTTGGAGGCATTGGCACTGAACCGCTGGATGAAAGCTTTCAGTTCATCAGCTTTTTCGGACAGTTTGCGGTTATCGGCCTGCTTCTGCTTTAAGTGCAACTGGCTGGCGCGGTACCAGAAATCATAATTGCCCACATAAATCTGAATCCGCCCGAAATCGATATCAGCGGTATGCGTGCAGACCTGATTCAGAAAGTGACGGTCATGGGATACCACAATGACCGTATTGGGAAACCGGTACAGGAACTCTTCCAGCCATTTAATGGATTTCCGGCCGAGATTATTGGTCGGTTCGTCCAGAAGCAGTATATCGGGATTGCCGAAAAGAGCCTGAGCCAGAAGCACGCGGACCTTCTCGCCCGCCTCTAAATCCTTCATCTTTTTTGTCCGGAGATCTTCGGATATGCCCAGTCCGTTCAAAAGCACGGCGGCTTCGGATTCCGCTTCATAACCGTTCATTTCAGCGAATTCCGCTTCCAGTTCGGCCGAACGCACACCGTCCTCTTCCGTAAATTCCGGTTTGGCGTAAATGGCCTCGCGCTTCATCATGACTTTGTATAAACGCTTGTGCCCCATGATCACCGTATTGAAAACGATTTCATCGTCGAAGGCAAACTGATCCTGCCGCAGAACGGCGATTCGTTCCCGGCGGCCGACGATAATTTCTCCCTTATCCGCCTCCAGCTCACCGGCCAGAATTTTCAGGAAGGTGGACTTCCCCGACCCGTTGGCGCCGATCAACCCGTAACAGTTGCCCGGGGTAAACTTAATATTCACATCTTTGAATAGTATTCTCTTCCCATAGGCAAGAGTGACATTTTCTGCTGCAATCATGCTTGTTTAATGCTCCTCGTATGAAATAAAAAAACCACAGGGC from the Deltaproteobacteria bacterium HGW-Deltaproteobacteria-6 genome contains:
- a CDS encoding ABC transporter ATP-binding protein, translated to MIAAENVTLAYGKRILFKDVNIKFTPGNCYGLIGANGSGKSTFLKILAGELEADKGEIIVGRRERIAVLRQDQFAFDDEIVFNTVIMGHKRLYKVMMKREAIYAKPEFTEEDGVRSAELEAEFAEMNGYEAESEAAVLLNGLGISEDLRTKKMKDLEAGEKVRVLLAQALFGNPDILLLDEPTNNLGRKSIKWLEEFLYRFPNTVIVVSHDRHFLNQVCTHTADIDFGRIQIYVGNYDFWYRASQLHLKQKQADNRKLSEKADELKAFIQRFSANASKSKQATSRKKLLDKLTLEDMPTSSRKYPYVVFKPERACGDIILSITGLTKIIDGVKVLDNFDLNVRKGDKIAFVGDNALARTTLFQILAGEMEPDSGSYRWGVTITNAYFPQENSGFFEREMTLIEWLSQYSPPSDGDAFARGFLGRMLFSGEEAMKNIVVLSGGERVRCMLSRMMLTGANVLILDEPTNHLDLESITALNDGLIAFSEVVLFASRDQEFVSTVANRIIEILEGEAIERNPGYEEELEEDDDVAEAV